In Halobaculum magnesiiphilum, the following proteins share a genomic window:
- a CDS encoding ATP synthase subunit B, producing MKEYQTITEVSGPLVYAEVDEPIGYDEIVEIETPSGETKRGQVLESEEGIVAIQVFEGTTGIDRNASVRFLGETLKMPVTEDLLGRVLDGSGNPIDGGPEIVPDERRDIVGAAINPYSREYPEDFIQTGVSAIDGMNTLVRGQKLPIFSGSGLPHNDLALQIARQATVPEEEGEGDDDESEFAVIFGAMGITQEEANEFMQDFERTGALERSVVFMNLADDPAVERTVTPRLALTTAEYLAFDKGYHVLVVLTDMTNYCEALREIGAAREEVPGRRGYPGYMYTDLAQLYERAGRLKDREGSVTQIPILTMPGDDDTHPIPDLTGYITEGQIMMDRPLHSQGIKPPVNVLPSLSRLMDDGIGEGLTRADHADVSDQMYAAYAEGEDLRDLVNIVGREALSERDNKYLDFADAFEEEFVQQGFDTDRTIDETIELGWDLLSTLPKTELNRVDEELIEEHYREDAAAAGDEAEEVSAD from the coding sequence ATGAAAGAGTACCAGACAATCACGGAAGTCAGCGGCCCGCTGGTGTACGCCGAAGTGGACGAGCCCATCGGCTACGACGAGATCGTCGAGATCGAGACGCCGAGCGGCGAGACGAAACGCGGCCAGGTCCTCGAATCCGAGGAGGGTATCGTCGCCATCCAGGTGTTCGAGGGCACCACCGGCATCGACCGCAACGCCTCGGTTCGGTTCCTGGGCGAGACGCTGAAGATGCCCGTGACCGAGGACCTGCTCGGTCGCGTGCTCGACGGCTCCGGCAACCCGATCGACGGCGGCCCGGAGATCGTTCCGGACGAGCGCCGCGACATCGTCGGCGCCGCGATCAACCCGTACAGCCGCGAGTACCCCGAGGACTTCATCCAGACGGGCGTCTCGGCCATCGACGGGATGAACACGCTCGTGCGCGGCCAGAAGCTCCCGATCTTCTCGGGCTCCGGCCTGCCGCACAACGACCTCGCGCTCCAGATCGCCCGCCAGGCGACCGTCCCGGAGGAGGAGGGCGAGGGCGACGACGACGAGTCGGAGTTCGCGGTGATCTTCGGCGCGATGGGTATCACGCAGGAGGAGGCCAACGAGTTCATGCAGGACTTCGAGCGGACGGGCGCACTGGAGCGCTCGGTCGTCTTCATGAACCTCGCGGACGACCCCGCAGTCGAGCGGACGGTCACGCCGCGGCTGGCCCTGACGACCGCGGAGTACCTCGCGTTCGACAAGGGGTACCACGTGCTCGTCGTCCTGACGGACATGACCAACTACTGTGAGGCGCTCCGAGAGATCGGCGCCGCCCGCGAGGAGGTGCCCGGCCGGCGTGGCTACCCCGGGTACATGTACACCGACCTGGCACAGCTGTACGAGCGCGCGGGTCGCCTCAAGGACCGCGAGGGCTCGGTGACGCAGATCCCGATCCTCACGATGCCCGGCGACGACGACACCCACCCGATCCCGGACCTGACCGGGTACATCACGGAGGGGCAGATCATGATGGACCGCCCGCTCCACAGCCAGGGCATCAAGCCGCCGGTCAACGTGCTGCCCAGCCTGTCGCGGCTGATGGACGACGGTATCGGCGAGGGCCTCACTCGCGCCGACCACGCCGACGTGTCCGACCAGATGTACGCGGCGTACGCGGAAGGTGAGGACCTCCGTGACCTCGTGAACATCGTCGGCCGCGAGGCGCTCTCCGAGCGCGACAACAAGTACCTCGACTTCGCTGACGCCTTCGAGGAGGAGTTCGTCCAGCAGGGGTTCGACACCGACCGCACGATCGACGAGACGATCGAGCTCGGTTGGGACCTGCTGTCGACGCTCCCGAAGACGGAGCTCAACCGCGTCGACGAGGAGCTCATCGAGGAGCACTACCGCGAGGACGCCGCGGCCGCCGGCGACGAGGCCGAGGAAGTCTCCGCGGACTGA
- a CDS encoding V-type ATP synthase subunit D yields the protein MAEDVKPTRKNLMEIEDRIDLSERGHDTLEQKRDGLIMEFMDILDQAQDVRDQLESDYDTAQEKINKARAMEGDVAVRGAAAALKEHPEITTQSKNIMGVVVPQIESSKVRKDLDERGYGVLGSSARIDEAADAYEELLESIILAAEVETAMKKMLEEIETTKRRVNALEFKLLPELNENKEYIEQKLEEQEREEIFRLKKIKAKKEEEEKAEEEREAEAKAEAEALEAGVAESDD from the coding sequence ATGGCGGAGGACGTCAAGCCGACCCGGAAGAACCTCATGGAGATCGAGGACCGCATCGATCTGTCCGAGCGCGGTCACGACACGCTCGAACAGAAGCGCGACGGGCTCATCATGGAGTTCATGGACATCCTCGACCAGGCGCAGGACGTCCGCGACCAGCTGGAGTCCGACTACGACACGGCCCAGGAGAAGATCAACAAGGCCCGCGCGATGGAGGGCGACGTGGCCGTCCGCGGCGCCGCCGCGGCGCTGAAGGAGCACCCCGAGATCACGACCCAGTCGAAGAACATCATGGGCGTAGTCGTCCCGCAGATCGAGTCCTCGAAGGTGCGCAAGGACCTCGACGAGCGCGGTTACGGCGTGCTCGGCTCCTCCGCCCGCATCGACGAGGCGGCCGACGCCTACGAGGAGCTGCTGGAGTCGATCATCCTCGCCGCGGAGGTCGAGACGGCGATGAAGAAGATGCTCGAGGAGATCGAGACGACGAAGCGCCGCGTCAACGCGCTGGAGTTCAAGCTCCTGCCCGAGCTCAACGAGAACAAGGAGTACATCGAGCAGAAGCTCGAGGAGCAGGAGCGCGAGGAGATCTTCCGCCTCAAGAAGATCAAGGCCAAGAAGGAGGAGGAGGAGAAGGCCGAGGAGGAGCGCGAGGCCGAAGCGAAGGCCGAGGCCGAGGCGCTGGAGGCCGGCGTCGCCGAGAGCGACGACTGA
- a CDS encoding DUF6276 family protein, with protein sequence MNCPHCDAAVVAFAVPADLREHAPESASTATVCPNCLAVEPANADTAEADPEFSRVHDSFPDGDGGVAFALLIGTLPSIVLNKASARALRERAEHEGVDTALAFDRLIDAVHDAEIVPEFDLQRRVRQLDSLLDRS encoded by the coding sequence ATGAACTGTCCCCACTGTGACGCCGCGGTCGTCGCGTTCGCGGTGCCGGCGGACCTCCGCGAGCACGCCCCGGAGTCGGCGTCGACGGCGACCGTCTGTCCGAACTGTCTCGCCGTCGAGCCGGCGAACGCGGACACCGCCGAGGCGGATCCCGAGTTCTCTCGAGTGCACGACTCGTTCCCCGACGGCGACGGCGGCGTCGCGTTCGCGCTGTTGATCGGAACGCTACCCTCGATCGTGTTGAACAAGGCGTCCGCGCGGGCGCTTCGCGAGCGCGCCGAACACGAGGGCGTCGACACCGCCCTCGCGTTCGACCGCCTGATCGACGCCGTCCACGACGCCGAGATCGTGCCCGAGTTCGACCTCCAGCGGCGGGTCCGACAGCTCGACTCGCTGTTGGACCGTTCCTGA
- a CDS encoding DMT family transporter codes for MDSDRVGSLLVLASAAAFGTLGVLGEVAFREGLSVPSALAFRFVLGSFVVWVGVLGYRATTGGDAPALGLPPREAVTAIALGAVGYAGVSYGFFVGVERMSAGLAAVILYTYPLFVVALAATFLDERVGLRTAVAAGLTLSGVVLISWTGAGAFDPLGAAATLAAAGLYAAYIVVSRVILESADERVLTAYVAPAAAASLALVATATDAVTFPTTAVGWGAIAALGVVATAFAMFAFFAGLARVGAGRAGVLSTAEPTVAVALGAAFLGEPVTPAMLAGGSLVVVGVVLVQTAEE; via the coding sequence ATGGACAGCGACAGGGTCGGCAGTCTCCTCGTGCTCGCGTCGGCGGCCGCCTTCGGCACGCTCGGCGTGCTCGGCGAGGTCGCGTTCCGCGAGGGGCTGTCCGTGCCGTCGGCGCTCGCCTTCCGCTTCGTCCTCGGCTCGTTCGTCGTCTGGGTCGGGGTTCTCGGCTACCGCGCGACGACCGGCGGCGACGCCCCGGCGCTCGGGTTGCCGCCCCGCGAGGCGGTCACCGCGATCGCGTTGGGCGCGGTCGGCTACGCGGGCGTCAGCTACGGCTTCTTCGTCGGCGTCGAGCGGATGAGCGCTGGACTCGCCGCGGTGATCCTCTACACGTACCCGCTGTTCGTCGTCGCGCTGGCGGCGACGTTCCTCGACGAGCGCGTGGGCCTCCGGACCGCCGTCGCTGCGGGGCTCACCCTCTCGGGGGTGGTGCTGATCTCGTGGACCGGAGCGGGAGCGTTCGACCCACTCGGCGCTGCCGCGACGCTCGCGGCCGCGGGGCTGTACGCGGCGTACATCGTCGTCTCGCGGGTGATCTTGGAGTCGGCCGACGAGCGCGTGCTCACGGCGTACGTCGCCCCGGCGGCGGCCGCGTCGCTGGCGCTCGTCGCGACCGCGACGGACGCGGTCACGTTCCCGACGACCGCCGTCGGCTGGGGGGCCATCGCCGCCCTCGGCGTCGTCGCCACCGCGTTCGCGATGTTCGCGTTCTTCGCCGGGCTGGCGCGCGTCGGCGCCGGGCGCGCGGGCGTGCTCTCGACGGCGGAGCCGACGGTGGCGGTCGCGCTGGGCGCGGCCTTCCTCGGCGAGCCGGTGACGCCGGCGATGCTCGCGGGCGGATCGCTGGTCGTTGTCGGCGTCGTGCTGGTTCAGACTGCCGAGGAGTGA
- the prf1 gene encoding peptide chain release factor aRF-1, translating into MSSDAQEGQASEDRRKYEFRKVLDELDDFEGSGTQLVTIYIPDDKQISDVVAHVTQEHSEASNIKSKQTRTAVQDALTSIKDRLRYYDVYPPDNGIVIFSGAVDSGGGQTEMVTKVLESPPEPIQSFRYHCDSNFLTGPLEDMMTDKGLFGLIVLDRREANVGWLKGKRVEPVKSASSLVPGKQRKGGQSAQRFARLRLEAIDNFYQEVAGMANDLMVDKRHDLEGILVGGPSPTKDEFLDGDYLHHELQDHVIGKFDVAYTDESGLYDLVDAASDVLADQEVMKDKREMEEFFENLHSGDKATYGFEETRRNLIMGSVERLLLSEDLHHDVITYECPNGHEEREVVERRHSTPDHECGECGETVSANEAGEREDIVEHLIEIAEQRGTETKFISTDFEKGDQLMDAFGGVAGILRYSTGV; encoded by the coding sequence ATGAGCAGCGACGCCCAGGAGGGGCAGGCGAGCGAGGACCGCCGGAAGTACGAGTTCCGGAAGGTCCTCGACGAGCTCGACGACTTCGAGGGCTCGGGCACCCAGCTCGTCACGATCTACATCCCCGACGACAAGCAGATCTCCGACGTGGTCGCTCACGTCACCCAGGAGCACAGCGAGGCGTCCAACATCAAGTCCAAGCAGACCCGGACGGCCGTGCAGGACGCGCTCACCAGCATCAAGGACCGCCTGCGCTACTACGACGTCTACCCGCCGGACAACGGCATCGTGATCTTCTCGGGCGCGGTCGACTCCGGCGGCGGACAAACCGAGATGGTGACGAAGGTGCTGGAGTCGCCGCCCGAACCGATCCAGTCGTTCCGCTACCACTGCGACTCGAACTTCCTGACCGGGCCGCTGGAGGACATGATGACCGACAAGGGCCTGTTCGGGCTCATCGTCCTCGACCGGCGGGAGGCGAACGTCGGCTGGCTCAAGGGCAAGCGCGTCGAGCCCGTCAAGTCGGCCTCCTCGCTCGTGCCCGGGAAGCAGCGGAAGGGTGGTCAGTCGGCACAGCGGTTCGCCCGCCTGCGCCTGGAGGCCATCGACAACTTCTATCAGGAGGTCGCGGGGATGGCGAACGACCTGATGGTCGACAAGCGCCACGACCTCGAGGGCATCCTCGTGGGCGGCCCCTCGCCCACGAAGGACGAGTTCCTCGACGGCGACTACCTCCACCACGAGCTGCAGGACCACGTCATCGGGAAGTTCGACGTGGCATACACCGACGAGTCGGGCCTGTACGACCTGGTCGACGCCGCGAGCGACGTGCTCGCCGACCAGGAAGTGATGAAGGACAAGCGGGAGATGGAGGAGTTCTTCGAGAACCTCCACAGCGGCGACAAGGCCACCTACGGCTTCGAGGAGACCCGCCGCAACCTGATCATGGGCTCGGTCGAGCGCCTCCTCCTCTCGGAGGACCTCCACCACGACGTGATCACCTACGAGTGCCCGAACGGCCACGAGGAGCGCGAGGTCGTCGAGCGCCGCCACTCGACCCCCGACCACGAGTGCGGGGAGTGCGGCGAGACGGTCTCGGCGAACGAGGCCGGCGAGCGCGAGGACATCGTCGAGCACCTCATCGAGATCGCCGAGCAGCGCGGCACCGAGACGAAGTTCATCTCCACCGACTTCGAGAAGGGCGACCAGCTCATGGACGCCTTCGGCGGCGTCGCCGGCATTCTCCGCTACTCCACGGGCGTGTAA
- a CDS encoding P-loop NTPase yields MPKIYAVASVKGGVGKTTTAANLAATLAAAGYETVAVDADLGSASLGPSLGVDPEGTTLHDVLAGEADPAEATREGPHGLAVLPGGDSLEHFRKAEPSEIVDVLEEITGVDYVIVDTGAGLTHQTALPLSVADGVLLVSTPTRDGLANTRKTQDLTEKLEGEVVGLALNEAEGDEETGDIDVPVLGAIPDDPLVAEAQAAGSPLSAYAPGSDAAAAFRSLASSLTGEPIRPAVTPDNSEATPEDPAYDTIPAADEAPEAALDLPEVDEEADSADETPEETLTEAESVVEAESDVEADAEAEADAEAEVDPDADAEAETDADAEVDPEPDVDDAVILDDEPAGDDAEDDAAVAARTTVLDEAEYDARRNDDEDEVATVEDAESGESADIGEDVIPFAQQSKERTEEAKQQRDGDEKDERDDGRDGGGFLGRLFRSS; encoded by the coding sequence ATGCCGAAGATCTACGCCGTCGCGAGCGTGAAGGGGGGTGTCGGCAAGACGACGACGGCCGCCAACCTCGCGGCCACGCTCGCGGCCGCCGGCTACGAGACCGTCGCGGTCGACGCCGACCTCGGATCGGCCAGCCTCGGCCCGTCCCTGGGCGTCGACCCGGAGGGGACGACGCTGCACGACGTGCTCGCGGGCGAGGCCGACCCCGCCGAGGCGACCCGCGAGGGGCCACACGGCCTCGCGGTGCTCCCCGGGGGCGACAGCCTGGAGCACTTCCGGAAGGCCGAGCCGAGCGAGATCGTCGACGTGCTGGAGGAGATCACGGGCGTCGACTACGTGATCGTCGACACGGGCGCCGGGTTGACCCACCAGACGGCGCTCCCGCTGTCGGTCGCCGACGGCGTCCTCCTGGTGTCGACGCCGACGCGCGACGGACTCGCGAACACCCGCAAGACCCAGGACCTCACCGAGAAGCTTGAGGGCGAGGTCGTCGGCCTCGCACTCAACGAGGCCGAGGGCGACGAGGAGACCGGCGACATCGACGTGCCCGTGTTGGGCGCGATCCCGGACGATCCCCTGGTCGCCGAGGCGCAGGCGGCCGGCAGTCCCCTCTCGGCGTACGCCCCCGGCAGCGACGCCGCGGCGGCGTTCCGGTCGCTGGCGTCCTCGCTCACCGGCGAGCCGATCCGGCCCGCGGTGACGCCGGACAACTCGGAGGCGACGCCGGAGGACCCGGCGTACGACACGATCCCCGCGGCCGACGAGGCACCCGAAGCCGCGCTCGACCTGCCCGAGGTCGACGAGGAGGCGGACTCGGCGGATGAGACACCGGAGGAGACGCTCACGGAAGCCGAGTCAGTCGTGGAAGCCGAGTCGGACGTGGAGGCCGACGCGGAAGCGGAAGCTGACGCGGAAGCGGAAGTCGACCCGGACGCGGACGCCGAAGCGGAAACCGACGCGGACGCGGAGGTCGACCCCGAGCCGGATGTCGACGACGCCGTCATCCTCGACGACGAGCCCGCCGGCGACGACGCCGAGGACGACGCGGCCGTCGCGGCCCGGACGACGGTGCTCGACGAGGCGGAGTACGACGCCCGCCGGAACGACGACGAGGACGAGGTCGCGACCGTCGAGGACGCCGAGTCGGGCGAGTCCGCCGACATCGGCGAGGACGTGATCCCCTTCGCCCAGCAGAGCAAGGAGCGCACGGAGGAGGCGAAACAGCAGCGCGACGGCGACGAGAAGGATGAGAGGGACGACGGCCGCGACGGGGGCGGCTTCCTCGGTCGGCTGTTCCGGTCGTCGTAG
- the argS gene encoding arginine--tRNA ligase, protein MFRQFRSAVAAALSDALADLGYPTDDLGIEDPPDGVDATLASSVAFRLASEASAPPPQVAGEVAEAVDVAATEYLARVDTSGPYVNFFVDDAYLADTLDAARDAEFGRLPRKDESVVVEHTSANPTGPVHVGRARNPIIGDAVANAVEYAGYDVDRHYYVNDAGRQMAIFTWAYETFDESDLPEPARDKPDYDLVRYYRKGNEVLEEGDEETVEAAEAEIASILQGLESGDEDTYERVGEVVDTVLSGMEASLARLPAEFDQFVKETRFIRDGSCDDVARRLKDLDESVLEEGAWQVDLSAHGYEKKLVFLRSDGTSLYTTRDLAHHEWKFENYDRAVTVLGEDHKLQAGQLQAALELLGNDTDRLQSMFYSYVNLPEGKMSTRAGTAVNLDDLLDEAIDRAREEVESRMDDRIRDDDLSEEDVERIARQVGIGAVRYDIVSKQPTKSITFEWDRALDFEAQSAPYVQYVHARCCGIVSEAGEEGLAPDAAVDPEALSTPEERDLLKVVARFPAVVEEAAEDLEPHRIATYTREFAETFNAFYRECPVLTADDEATREARLALVAAARHTVANALDVLGVEAPESM, encoded by the coding sequence ATGTTCAGACAGTTCCGGTCGGCCGTGGCGGCGGCGCTCTCGGACGCGCTCGCCGACCTCGGCTACCCGACCGACGACCTCGGAATCGAGGACCCGCCCGACGGCGTCGACGCGACGCTCGCCTCCAGCGTCGCCTTCCGGCTGGCGAGCGAGGCGAGCGCGCCGCCGCCGCAGGTCGCCGGCGAGGTCGCCGAGGCGGTCGACGTGGCGGCCACGGAGTACCTCGCGCGCGTCGACACCAGCGGCCCGTACGTGAACTTCTTCGTCGACGACGCCTACCTCGCGGACACGCTCGACGCCGCCCGTGACGCCGAGTTCGGCCGACTCCCGCGGAAGGACGAGTCCGTCGTCGTGGAGCACACCTCCGCGAACCCGACTGGCCCGGTTCACGTCGGCCGCGCGCGCAACCCCATCATCGGCGACGCAGTCGCCAACGCCGTCGAATACGCCGGCTACGACGTGGACCGCCACTACTACGTCAACGACGCCGGCCGCCAGATGGCGATCTTCACGTGGGCCTATGAGACGTTCGACGAGTCCGACCTCCCCGAGCCCGCCCGCGACAAGCCCGACTACGACCTCGTGCGCTACTACCGCAAGGGCAACGAGGTGCTGGAGGAGGGCGACGAGGAGACGGTGGAGGCGGCCGAGGCGGAGATCGCCTCGATCCTCCAGGGGCTCGAATCGGGCGACGAGGACACCTACGAGCGCGTCGGCGAGGTCGTCGACACGGTGCTCTCGGGGATGGAGGCGTCGCTCGCGCGCCTGCCCGCCGAGTTCGACCAGTTCGTCAAGGAGACGCGCTTCATCCGCGACGGCTCCTGCGACGACGTGGCACGGCGCCTGAAGGACCTCGACGAGTCCGTCCTCGAGGAGGGCGCCTGGCAGGTCGACCTCTCGGCGCACGGCTACGAGAAGAAGCTCGTGTTCCTCCGCTCGGACGGTACCTCGCTGTACACGACGCGGGACCTCGCACACCACGAGTGGAAGTTCGAGAACTACGACCGCGCGGTGACGGTGCTGGGCGAGGACCACAAGCTCCAGGCCGGCCAGCTTCAGGCCGCGCTCGAGCTCCTCGGCAACGACACCGACCGCCTGCAGTCGATGTTCTACTCGTACGTGAACCTCCCCGAGGGGAAGATGTCCACGCGCGCGGGCACGGCGGTGAACCTCGACGACCTGCTCGACGAGGCGATCGACCGCGCCCGCGAGGAGGTGGAGTCGCGCATGGACGACCGCATCCGCGACGACGACCTGAGCGAGGAGGACGTCGAACGCATCGCCCGGCAGGTCGGCATCGGCGCCGTCCGCTACGACATCGTCAGCAAGCAGCCCACGAAGTCGATCACCTTCGAGTGGGACCGTGCGCTCGACTTCGAGGCCCAGTCGGCGCCGTACGTCCAGTACGTCCACGCGCGTTGCTGCGGGATCGTCTCGGAAGCCGGCGAGGAGGGACTGGCCCCTGACGCCGCCGTCGACCCGGAGGCGCTGTCCACGCCCGAGGAGCGCGACCTGCTGAAGGTCGTCGCGCGCTTCCCGGCGGTCGTCGAGGAGGCCGCCGAGGACCTGGAACCCCACCGGATCGCCACCTACACCCGCGAGTTCGCGGAGACGTTCAACGCCTTCTACCGGGAGTGTCCGGTGCTCACGGCCGACGACGAGGCGACCCGGGAGGCGCGCCTCGCGCTCGTCGCCGCCGCGCGCCACACGGTCGCCAACGCCCTCGACGTGCTCGGGGTCGAGGCGCCGGAGTCGATGTAA
- a CDS encoding DUF120 domain-containing protein has protein sequence MSTSTTAVGHDEVAALKTVALRGGLREPVKVSCSTLGERLDASSQTASRRLQRLESAGLLERDVVGDGQWVTVTDAGERRLRGEYADYRRLFEGEAGLSLSGTVTSGMGEGRHYIQLSGYHEQFVERLGYEPFPGTLNVELSEAAVRARAGLDSVDGIPIDGWEDEERTFGPATCYAAEVRADGDAFAPAHVIVPERTHHDEDQLELIAPAKLREELDLADGDEVRVRVTDAERADEPAPSAEAADAGGSA, from the coding sequence ATGAGCACTTCCACGACCGCCGTCGGCCACGACGAGGTGGCCGCGCTGAAGACGGTCGCGCTCCGGGGCGGGCTCCGCGAGCCGGTGAAGGTCTCCTGTTCGACGCTCGGCGAGCGCCTCGACGCCTCCAGCCAGACGGCCTCGCGGCGGCTCCAGCGGCTCGAATCCGCCGGACTGCTCGAACGCGACGTCGTCGGCGACGGGCAGTGGGTGACGGTGACCGACGCCGGCGAGCGTCGCCTGCGCGGCGAGTACGCCGACTACCGCCGCCTGTTCGAGGGCGAGGCCGGCCTCTCGCTGTCGGGGACGGTCACCTCCGGGATGGGCGAGGGCCGCCACTATATCCAGCTGTCGGGCTACCACGAGCAGTTCGTCGAGCGCCTCGGCTACGAGCCGTTCCCGGGCACGCTGAACGTCGAGCTCTCGGAGGCGGCCGTCCGCGCCCGCGCGGGGCTGGACTCCGTCGACGGGATCCCGATCGACGGCTGGGAGGACGAGGAGCGCACGTTCGGCCCGGCGACGTGTTACGCCGCCGAGGTGCGCGCCGACGGCGACGCGTTCGCGCCGGCGCACGTGATCGTGCCCGAGCGCACCCACCACGACGAGGACCAGCTCGAACTCATCGCGCCCGCGAAGCTGCGCGAGGAGCTGGACCTGGCCGACGGCGACGAGGTGCGCGTGCGCGTCACCGACGCCGAGCGCGCCGACGAGCCGGCCCCGTCGGCCGAGGCCGCTGACGCCGGGGGGTCGGCGTGA
- the ribB gene encoding 3,4-dihydroxy-2-butanone-4-phosphate synthase, whose protein sequence is MSRQAGRLDRALAAFRAGEPVLVHDFDDREGETDLVYPAGAVEPADVARMRNDAGGLICVAVSDAVADAADLPFLEAEIDHPAAASHDLAYDDRSSFSLPVNHRDTFTGITDDDRALTITELASMASAVEAGVEYGPDEFAAEFRAPGHVHVLRGAPDGLSDRLGHTELGLAMAAETGQPPAAVVCEMLDDETGRALSTRAAREYAQRHGFPYVEGEELVEALR, encoded by the coding sequence GTGAGCCGGCAGGCCGGCCGGTTGGACCGCGCGCTCGCCGCCTTCCGCGCTGGCGAGCCGGTGCTCGTCCACGACTTCGACGACCGCGAGGGGGAGACGGACCTCGTGTACCCCGCGGGCGCCGTCGAGCCGGCGGACGTGGCGCGCATGCGCAACGACGCCGGCGGGCTGATCTGCGTGGCCGTCTCCGACGCCGTCGCCGACGCCGCCGACCTCCCGTTCCTCGAAGCGGAGATCGACCACCCGGCGGCCGCGAGCCACGACCTCGCGTACGACGACCGTTCGTCGTTCTCGCTGCCGGTGAACCACCGCGACACCTTCACCGGGATCACCGACGACGACCGCGCGCTGACGATCACGGAGCTAGCCTCGATGGCCTCCGCCGTCGAGGCGGGCGTCGAGTACGGCCCCGACGAGTTCGCCGCGGAGTTCCGCGCGCCCGGCCACGTTCACGTGCTCCGGGGCGCCCCCGACGGGCTCTCGGACCGACTGGGGCACACCGAGCTGGGGCTCGCGATGGCCGCCGAGACCGGGCAGCCGCCGGCGGCGGTCGTCTGTGAGATGCTCGACGACGAGACCGGCCGGGCGCTGTCGACGCGGGCGGCCCGCGAGTACGCACAGCGCCACGGGTTCCCGTACGTCGAGGGCGAGGAGCTGGTCGAGGCGCTGCGGTAG
- a CDS encoding calcium/sodium antiporter, whose amino-acid sequence MIQGGTLVQVGVIVVSVLGLWIGARLLVDAVIRLARRFGLSELAIGLTVVAMGTSTPELSVSLDAATNGLGDIAVANVLGSNVYNLAFVLGVVALIRMIPIAETLVHRDGLALLASTAVGGIALVDLAISRVEGAVLAGLFVTYTAYLLRAEGGSTAAGAETEDEEPEVEPEAGSAPSDVKPGSDPGTFPGDAATTDITGRVSFRGRDALVLVGGLALVLVSGDYMVAAASTLARGAGISEWVIGGTIVAAGTSTPEFAVSLVALSRGSLGVSVGNVVGSNVFNITGIMGAAALVRPLAVSANALETLAWLAGVTVLMVAALWTGRRLSRPEGALFAGSEIGRWVLGLFGLLG is encoded by the coding sequence ATGATACAGGGCGGGACGCTCGTGCAGGTCGGGGTCATCGTCGTGTCGGTGCTGGGGCTGTGGATCGGCGCGCGCCTCCTCGTGGACGCGGTGATACGGCTCGCCCGGCGGTTCGGGCTCTCCGAACTCGCCATCGGCCTCACGGTCGTCGCGATGGGCACGTCGACGCCGGAGCTGTCGGTCTCGCTCGACGCCGCGACCAACGGCCTCGGCGACATCGCCGTCGCGAACGTCCTCGGGTCGAACGTCTACAACCTCGCGTTCGTCCTCGGCGTCGTCGCGCTGATCCGAATGATCCCGATCGCCGAGACGCTGGTTCACCGGGACGGCCTCGCGCTGCTCGCGAGCACCGCCGTCGGCGGGATCGCGCTGGTCGACCTCGCCATCTCCCGCGTCGAGGGCGCCGTGCTCGCCGGGCTGTTCGTCACGTACACCGCCTATCTGCTCCGGGCCGAAGGCGGGTCCACGGCGGCGGGAGCGGAGACCGAGGACGAAGAGCCGGAAGTGGAGCCCGAGGCGGGCTCCGCCCCCTCGGACGTGAAACCCGGATCCGATCCGGGGACGTTCCCCGGCGACGCGGCGACGACCGACATCACGGGGCGAGTGTCGTTCCGCGGTCGCGACGCGCTGGTGCTCGTCGGCGGGCTGGCGCTGGTGCTGGTGAGCGGCGACTACATGGTCGCCGCGGCGTCGACGCTCGCGCGCGGGGCCGGGATCTCCGAGTGGGTGATCGGCGGGACCATCGTCGCCGCCGGCACGTCGACTCCGGAGTTCGCGGTGTCGCTGGTGGCGCTGAGCCGGGGGAGCCTCGGCGTCTCCGTCGGCAACGTCGTCGGCAGCAACGTGTTCAACATCACGGGGATCATGGGGGCGGCGGCGCTCGTCCGGCCGCTGGCCGTGTCCGCGAACGCGCTGGAGACGTTAGCGTGGCTGGCCGGTGTCACGGTTCTGATGGTCGCCGCGCTGTGGACCGGGCGACGGCTCTCCCGTCCGGAGGGCGCGCTGTTCGCGGGGTCGGAGATCGGTCGATGGGTACTCGGGCTGTTCGGGCTGCTCGGCTGA